A genomic stretch from Camelus ferus isolate YT-003-E chromosome 17, BCGSAC_Cfer_1.0, whole genome shotgun sequence includes:
- the KIF9 gene encoding kinesin-like protein KIF9 isoform X3, giving the protein MMRRKNGDKRYFTRMGTRKKVHAFVRVKPTDDFAHEMITYGDDNKTIDIHLKKDTRRGVVNNQQTDWSFKLDGVLHDASQDLVYETVAKDVVSQALDGYNGTIMCYGQTGAGKTYTMTGATENYKHRGILPRALQQVFRMIEERPTHAITVRVSYLEIYNESLFDLLSTLPYVGPSVTPMTIVENPQGVFIKGLSVHLTSQEEDAFSLLFEGETNRIIASHTMNKSSSRSHCIFTIYMEAHSRTLSNEKYITSKINLVDLAGSERLGKSGSEGRVLKEATYINKSLSFLEQAIIALGDQKRDHIPFRQCKLTHALKDSLGGNCNLVLVTNIYGEAAQLEETLSSLRFASRMKLVTTEPAINEKYDAERMVKNLEKELALLKQELAIHDSLANRTLVNYDPMDEIQIAEINSQVRRYLEGTLDEIDIINLRQIQEVFNQFRVVLRQQEQEVESSLRRKYTLVDKNDFATISAVQKAGLIDVDGHLVGEPDGQGFGLGVAPFSTKPGKKSKSKKTFKEHFSSSARKEGASSPVSKELEVSASKSQLTPSSKDGDVKDMLLRDRETSNTSDSPKEELRPLRPSTPPSKPVAFEDFKNERGSEINRIFKENKSILNERRKKASETTHRINAIKREIDVTKEALNFQKSLREKQGEYENKGLMIIDEEEFLLILKLKDLKKQYRTEYQDLRDLRAEIQYCQHLVDQCRHRLLTEFDIWYNESFFVPEDLQVAVKPGCSIRPGMMPVSRIVSLQNYLKTMMGFQQTQRK; this is encoded by the exons ATGATGCGGCGTAAGAACGGTGACAAGCGTTATTTCA CTAGAATGGGTACTAGGAAAAAAGTTCATGCGTTTGTCCGTGTCAAACCCACCGATGACTTTGCTCATGAAATGATCACATATGGAGATGACAACAAA aCCATtgatattcacttaaaaaaagatactcGGAGAGGAGTTGTCAATAACCAGCAGACAGACTGGTCATTCAAGCTGGATGGGGTTCTCCATGATGCCTCCCAGGACCTGGTTTATGAGACAGTTGCGAAGGACGTGGTTTCTCAGGCCCTTGATGGCTATAATG GCACCATCATGTGTTATGGGCAGACGGGAGCTGGCAAGACATACACCATGACGGGGGCAACTGAGAATTACAAGCACCGGGGGATCCTCCCTCGTGCGCTACAACAG GTTTTTAGGATGATTGAAGAACGCCCCACGCATGCCATCACTGTGCGTGTTTCCTACCTGGAAATCTATAATGAGAGCCTGTTTGACCTCCTGTCCACTCTACCCTATGTTGGACCCTCGGTCACACCAATGACCATTGTGGAAAATCCTCAGGGGGTCTTCATTAAGGGCTTGTCAGTTCACCTCACAAGTCAGGAGGAAGATGCATTCAGCCTTCTTTTTGAG ggAGAGACCAACAGGATTATAGCTTCCCACACGATGAACAAGAGCTCATCTAGGTCACACTGCATTTTCACCATCTACATGGAG GCCCATTCGCGGACCTTATCAAATGAAAAGTACATCACTTCCAAAATCAACTTGGTGGATCTAGCAGGCTCGGAAAGGCTGGGGAAGTCTGGG TCAGAGGGCCGAGTCCTGAAGGAAGCCACCTACATCAACAAGTCGCTGTCATTCCTGGAGCAGGCCATCATTGCCCTTGGGGACCAGAAGCGAGACCACATCCCCTTCCGGCAGTGCAAGCTCACCCACGCCCTGAAGGACTCGTTAG GGGGAAACTGCAATTTGGTCCTCGTGACAAACATCTATGGAGAAGCCGCCCAGTTAGAAGAGACG TTGTCTTCACTGCGGTTCGCCAGCAGGATGAAGCTGGTCACCACTGAACCTGCCATCAATGAAAAGTATGACGCTGAG CGAATGGTCAAGAACCTGGAGAAGGAGCTGGCATTGCTCAAGCAGGAGCTAGCCATCCATGACAGCCTG GCCAATCGCACTCTTGTGAACTATGACCCCATGGATGAAATTCAGATTGCTGAGATCAACTCCCAGGTGCGGAGGTACCTGGAGGGGACGCTGGATGAGATTGAC ATTATCAACCTCAGACAAATCCAAGAGGTGTTCAACCAGTTCCGGGTGGTTCTGAG ACAACAGGAACAGGAAGTGGAATCCTCTTTGCGCAGAAAGTACACCCTTGTAGACAAGAATGACTTTGCAACCATCTCTGCTGTCCAGAAG GCAGGGCTCATAGACGTTGACGGCCACCTAGTCGGCGAGCCTGACGGGCAAGGCTTTGGACTCGGAGTTGCCCCTTTCTCTACCAAACCTGGGAAGAAATCCAAGTCCAAGAAGACATTCAAAGAGCATTTCAG CTCCTCAGCAAGAAAGGAAGGTGCAAGCAGCCCTGTGAGCAAGGAGTTGGAAGTTTCCGCCTCCAAGTCCCAGCTGACCCCATCCTCCAAGGATGGGGATGTCAAAGACATGCTTCTGCGGGACCGAGAGACCTCCAATACTTCAGACTCCCCAAAGGAGGAATTACGCCCACTCAG GCCCAGCACCCCGCCCTCCAAGCCTGTGGCCTTTGAGGACTTTAAGAACGAGCGAGGTAGTGAGATCAACCGcatcttcaaagaaaacaaatccatcttgaatgagaggaggaaaaaggcCAGTGAGACCACACACCGCATCAATGCCATCAAGCGGGAGATTGACGTGACCAAGGAGGCGCTAAATTTCCAGAAGTCACTACGGGAGAAGCAAG GCGAGTATGAGAACAAGGGGCTGATGATCATCGATGAGGAGGAATTTCTGCTGATCCTAAAGCTCAAAGACCTCAAGAAGCAGTACCGTACGGAGTATCAGGACTTGCGCGACCTCAGGGCTGAGATCCAGTACTGCCAGCACCTGGTGGATCAGTGTCGCCACCGCCTACTTACAG